The stretch of DNA atctttttgttttgttttatttttaggctCTGTCTCTGCGTGAGCTGCTGAGGCGGCTCTGGAGCCGCAGGATTGATGGAGAGGCGCTGAAAGGTGGCGGTGCTGCTCGGGGgtgggggtgacacaggggacaggtgagagtgGCAGGAATGCTCTGGGGGTagaggtggcacaggggacaggtgagagtgGCAGGGTTctctgggggtggcacaggggacaggtggcagtggcagggttctctgggggtggcacaggggacaggtggcagtggcaggaatGCTCtaggggtggcacaggggacaggtgagagtggcagggcagctctgggggtggcacaggggacaggtggcagtggcagggttctctgggggtggcacaggggacaggtggcagtggcagggatgCTCtaggggtggcacaggggacaggtgagagtggcagggcagctctgggggtggcacaggggacaggtggcagtggcaggggtGCTCtagggtggcacaggggacaggcagcagagggaggGCAGCTCtagggtggcacaggggacaggcagcagtggcagggcagctctgggggtggcacaggggacaggtgagagtgGCAGGAATgctctgggggtggcacaggggacaggcagcagagggaggGCAGCTCtaggggtggcacaggggacaggcagcagtggcagctgcccTGCCACTCCCGCCTctcccctgtgtcacccccatGGGTGCtctgggggtgggggtggcacaggggacaggtggcagtggcagggttctctgggggtggcacaggggacaggtggcagtggcaggggtGCTCtggtcctgctctgctcctggcagggtggggtTTGCACTCTGAGATTTTCCCTCAGTTCAGGGAGGAGCATTTtggggctggagcgtgtccagggaagggaacggggctgggaagggtttggagagtcccgagggagctgggaagggtttggagagtcccgagggagctgggaaggggctcagcctggagaaaaggaggctcagggggaatttctggctctgcacaactccctgccaggaggggacagccggggggatttgggatcttatcccagggaacagggacaggaggagagggaacggcctcgggctgtgctggggaggctcagggtggacaccagcaggaatttcctcttggaaagggctggaaggggctgcccagcgGGGTTTGGAGGTATCCAAGGATTTCCTGGACGTGGCAGTGGGTGCTCAGCGCGGCGATCGGGCACAGCTTGGCCGATCCTGGAGAACTTTTCCACCCTCATTGGTTCCGGAATTCTCTTTTCCAGCATAAACCCCTTCCCGGCGGCCACCATGGAGCTGCCCAGCACCAAGGACTTCCAGTGGAAGTCGCTGGCGCCGCTGCCCAGCCGCAGGGTTTACTCCACGCTGGTGGAGGCGGGCGGGCAAGTCTTCGCCGTGGGCGGCTGCGACGACAACGGCGTCCCCGTGGACTCCTTCGAGGTCTACTCGCCCGAGGCCGACCAGTGGGCGTCGCTGCCCGCCATGCCCACGGCCAGGGCCGGCGTGGCCGTGACCGTGCTGGGCAAGAGGATCATGGTGATCGGCGGCGTGGGCGCCAACCAGCTGCCGCTGAAGGTGGTGGAGATGTACAACACGGACGAGGGACGCTGGAGGAAGCGCAGCTCGCTCCGGGAGGCGGCCATGGGCATCTCGGTGACGGCCAAAGGCAAGTGTTGGGCAAGATGAAAGTTTGGCAAGGAAGTTCCACAGACGGCTGAAAGCTCTCTGAGTGTAGAACCTGAGAGAGGAGTGGAGATGGAAGCAAGTTTTGGTGTAGAGGAATAGTAGATTGTGGAGACCTCCCCCGAGGATCCCCCTGATGGGGAGACCCCTAAAAAGTTCTGTGTCGATGTCTCGGGGTTCAGAGGGTCGGGGTGACCCCGAGATCGTAAAGAGTCCTCGTTCCCTAGCCCGacgcagccaaagaaggagcctggaatgtGTCAGATTGCGTTTTCAGggttgtttatttctccttatctataacattccttctctgacctgcccagctctgccaccatAGCGTTCTGCCCCGAGCCTCGGGCAGCTCCCACCTTATGTACTCAAAGCTACGTGGTgtatgtttacaatttattaccaaCTCCCATCATCCGTGTTAGACAGTGAATCTCTACCTTGAACCCACAGAAAAGATGGGAACAAGACGGAGGTTTTGGGGCGGAGGCCGGTTGTTCTTCACCTTCTTCCatcttctccatgggtttgggtgatgtcttgtaattgggcagaaaaGTCCACAGTGCAGGCTTTgaggggtcagttattgggttaaaagggaaaataatcaaGGTGTCgtttcttaattggatagtttagccttaaaagacctCATAACAAGAGGTTGTTGCCTATTTTCGCGGTGCTTTTCCGGCGCGCAGAGTCTGGCATAGGCAGCGTGCAAAACTTTagataagataacaataaacaagaAGCTGAAGCCCGAGAAAGTCCCGTGCATCTCCTTCTCCTGACACAGAACCgctccaggagggtttcccCGGACACGGGAACCCCCAGGGAGGGGCTCAACACGGGGCCAAGAAATGGAtagcaacaaaaccaaaaccaaagggtgctcaggcttgcctgcagctggagctgacacCTGTAGGTGTGTCCCCCACGACCCGAGACTGCTGAAAAATCTTCTAGAATGTGATATATAACAACATATACAATACAtaatatgtatataatataGATACAACATATAATAATACACTAAACATGATCTGTAATGAAATGAACGGCGTTTTGAAGAGCCGCCTGGAGTCCCACGTCTCTCTCAGGCTCTGAGGGGATGGGAGGGAGGGACCTGTGGcgttgggggtttggggatctGGTTGATAAACTGGTGATCGTGAGTCTGCAggccccaagttgggcaactccctgggggctcccctggcaggggagaccctcctggagcagctctgtgtcaggaacCAGAGACGCGTTggactttttcggtcttcagcttctgtttgttgttatcttatcaaaacttcgGCACCAGATTCTGCGTGcaggaaaaaccacaaaaatggCCAACAATCTCTTGTcacaaggccttttaagtctaatcaaaaacgAAGCTACCCAGTTAAGgagtgacacctaaattattttcctttctaatccAATAACTGACCCCCAaagatttttctacccaattaaaagataccacccaaacccaagaagaaagaggaagaagaagaactCAAGACAACAGCCTGtatcctccatcttgaacccatctataacataataaaaatcctaaaacctgaATTTCTCACCCAAGTGAAACACTGCACTGCTGtctacaatctctacaatctctaatttcacacttttgtggtttctggtttACCTcgaggctttggaagttttctccatgaatgagggtcaaagtcagtgctcccctggtcaggacaccccagagcagacagagaaatatccCCATGCCTTGGGTTTCCAAGGAATTTCCAAGGAATATTGCCTTGGGTTTCCACGGGTGATTAAAGGCTGGGCTTGATGAGCTTGGAGGTTTTTCCTCGCTCTGATTCTCTGCTTGGGCACAAAATCTCTCCGGGCAGCAGTCCAGGGTTGCTTTGTTCGTCTCCAAAACCTCTTCTGTGCTTCCAGGAGTTGGGCCTCGTGCGTTTCTCACCTCCCACCCTCCTGAGATGCTCCACAGACAGAGCCACCACCCCCGGGTTTGTcaccagccctggctctgccgGTCCCTGGGGGTGTTTTGGACAGCTCCGAGCTCCAGGGGCTCAGATCCAACTTCCTTGTGGGTTTACAGCAAATTCTGGTCCTTGAGTGGAGTTTATTtgcaggggagggggatttcTGGTGCTTTCCCATTGCAGttattgtgggattttttttttttttttttcaggggggATGGATTTCTGGTGTTTTCCTATAATAATTTTAcaggatttttggtttttttttgccctgtCCAGATTACAGGGTGTACGCAGCGGGCGGGATGGGCTCGGACCTGCGGCCCCACAACTTCCTGCAGCACTATGACGTGCTCAAGGACATCTGGGTGTCCCTGGCTGCCATGCCCACCCCCCGCTACGCGGCCACGTCCATCCTGAGGGGCACCAAGATCTACGTGCTGGGTAAGGAccagccctgcctcctcctctcctctttctccttccttctccatccttcctccttcttctccttccctttccttttccttccttctctttcctttttcttccttctccttcccttttcttcattttttgttccttctccttccttctccttcattttttcccctttgcttccttttgcatcctttctcttccttcaccttcttttttcttccttctcctctttctcctcctcctccttcatgCCTGACAGATGGGATAACTCAGATCCCTGGCAATGGGATAACAACTGGGATCCCTGGCATTGGGATAACTCAGATCCCTGGCAATGGGATAACTGGGATCCCTGGCATTGGGATAACTCATATCCCTGGCACTGGGATAATTGGGTTCCCTGGCACTGGGATAATTGGgatccctggcactgggatAACTCAgatccctggcactgggatAACTGGgatccctggcactgggatccctggcactgggatAACTGGgaccctggcactgggatccctggcactgggatAACTGGGATGcaagcactgggagcagcagctgctccagctctcctgctctcaGGAGCTCAGGCAGGGCTCGCTGGATCCGAGCTCGTGgaattcctctcctcttcccGAGCCcgatcccagctctgctctgggtctGTCTGGATTAAACCGGCGCATTTTAAACTCCTGTCATGAGGCAAAGAAAAGGAGCACAGAGAGGCAAAAAATCCCCAGTTTGACTCGGGGGCTGgagtgatgcctcaggtttgggATTTTCTATTTCcccattctgagctgctttagtgtgtgggtctgagaTTCACATtatgggatgctgagctctgttcacagagcagggagacaaaacaattccttccccagctggggaccaaggacaaatgatccaaatctcaggcccaagagcacaaacagcgtgggctggagagaggaaaacaatcaggatgggactgcatgggctggagctgaaaTGGGACAATGAACCCCAacatgcaaatggagcagagctgatcacaGTGACAGACCCCGTGGCCAgctgtgcattttgggaccattttgggcTGTGTCAGCGTCAGGTGTAGGGGACAGTAAAGAAGGTGACATGTGGACTCCATCATCCAGAAGgccaattctttttttttttttttaattaagaaaccCATGCTTTTTATACCCTAATTCACTACAGGTAGactttaattaaaacaccatcaccattggctaatGAAGAAACCAgcctttggtaaacaaatttCCACAAgacattccacatgtgcacaacaagAGGTGCAGCaaggagataagaattgtttctggttcttttctctgatcttctcagaGCACCGAGAAGgatctccacaccacattccacatgttcacagcACCACATTCCACATTTCACATGTTCCACATGTTCACAGCACCACATTCCACATTTCACATGTTCCACATGTtcacagcaccagctgcagcaggttaagataagaattgtttctcgttcttttctctgatcttctcacagccttccccaggaccatgcctgggaaagttgtgtttctttctgtgaccagagagctgctgcccaaggtggatccattgaggcctcctaataaatccctgctttattcttgagctctgtccagtctctgttccagctcagccttctcaaggctGCTCCATTCCTGAGCTGGAattccctctcctttccaggGGGAAGGCAATCCAAGTACGCCGTCAACGCCTTCGAGGTCTTCGACACGGACACGCGCTCCTGGACCAAGTTCCCCAACATTCCCAACAAAAGAGCCTTCTCCAGCTTCGTGCCCACCGAGGAGAAGCTCTTCAGCCTCGGGGGGCTGCGCCAGGGCCGGCTCTACCGGCAGCCCAAGTTCATGAGGACTGTGGACGTGTTCGACCTGGAGCAAGGTGGGAGCTGGCCCGGCCCCGACCCTTCCCgaggggcttggggacacacagggctgggtttggggtttggggacacacagggctgggtttggggacacacagggctgggtttggggtttgggggcacacagggctgggtttggggcacacagggctgggtttggggtttgggggcacacagggctgggtttggggcacacagggctgggtttggggtttgggggcacacagggctgggtttggggcacacagggctgggtttggggtttgggggcacacagggctgggtttggggcacacagggctgggtttggggtttggggacacacggctgggtttgggtttggaggcacacagggctgggtttgggggcacacagggctgggtttggggcacacagggctgggtttggggtttggggacacacagggctgggtttgggacacacagggctgggtttgggacacacggggctgggtttggggacacacagggctGGGGTTGGAGTTTGGGGCACACAGGGATAGggttggggacatttgggagcACAtagggctgggtttggggtctcaGGCCTGGGTTTGTGGACACAtaggggtttggggtttggggtctcagggctgggtttggagtttggggcacacagggctgggtttggggctcTGACATccttgcagagcacagagctcccatctgctgctgccttgaGCTCAGCTTAGAGGACAATCTCCAGCCAGGATCACCAAGTGGAACAGGAAAACCTCGATCCCGAGgcagctggctccagcagcGTGCTGGGGccaaacccaacccattccatggggTTTTGTCACCCCACGAGCCAGGGGCTCAGAGAGGCGGATGCTGTTCCAGGAGTGGGTGATCCCACAAAACCCAGCGTGCCCTGTCCCTCCCAGGTGGGTGGATGAAGATGGAGCGCTCCTGCTACCTGAAGAAAAGGCGAGCAGACTTCGTGGCCGGCTACCTGCGAGGCAGAGTTGTCGTGGCTGGGGGCCTGGGTGAGGCTCTGGGACTCTGGGAACCCTTTAAAAAGGTGTGGGAATTGTTgtcatccccccaaaaaaaggagaaatcccGGTGCTGGCtggtgggagggagcagggaaaacaaGCCCCATAAGGGGATGGGGTACAGAGCAGGCAAGAGGAGCTCGATGCTGCTTCCCAAATCATCCAGCGCCTCCTTTTGTGCTTCCAGGGAATCAGCCGACTGTGCTGGAGTCGGCAGAGGCTTTCCACCCCGAGAAGAACAAGTGGGAGAGCCTCCCCCCCATGCCCACCCCGCGCTGCGCCTGCTCCAGCATCGCGCTGCGGGACTGCCTGCTGGCCGTGGGGGGCGTCAGCCAGGGGCTCAGCACGGCCGTGGAGGCGCTGTGCCTCTCTGATTCCTGATCTAATCCCACCTGGAACAGGGCCCTGTGCCTCTCTGATTCCTGATCTAATCCCACCTGGAACAGGGCCCTGTGCCTCTCTGATTCCTGATCTAATCCCACCTGGAACAGGGTCCTGTGCCTCTCTGATTCCTGATCTAATCCCACCTGGAACAGGGCCCTGTGCCTCTCTGAATCCTGATCCGAGCCCCCCTGGAGGAGGATCCCACCTGGAACAGATCCCTGTGCCTGACTGTACCTCTCTGATTCCTGATCTAATCCCACCTGGAACAGGGCCCTGTGCCTCTCTGATTCCTGATCCGAGCCCCTCTGGAGGAGGatccctcctggagcaggtccctgcccctggctgtccccagtggTGGCGTTGGGgacagtgctggcagctcccgGGACTGGGACAGCACCATCCAACTGCTCTAGGggcctggcagctcctccagaaCCACATCCAGGGATTCTGGTGCCTCCCTTCCGGGCACTGCTGTCCATGAGGAGCCCCCACACTGGCCAGGGTCCCCCCACGTCGCTGTCACAGCTCCATGAGGACACCCAGCTCAAGGAACTTGTCCCCACAGCTCCACGGGGACACCCAGCTGGAAGAactgctccccacagctcctgcctgtgggaaggacTCCGAAGATCCCTGTGTGGGAATTGTGTCCCTGCATCCATCCCGGCCACAGGTGACAGCTTGGGAGGCGTTGGGACTCTCCAGAGGTGGCTCAGGGGGGACAGTGGTGGTGTCCTCCTCAATCCTGAGGTCTGCGAGTGCCTCCCTACAGATTTTCTCCCAGAGGAAACTCCAAACGTGCAATGGGATCGAGGGATTTGGGTTCCGGCAGGAGCTggggccaggggctgctccccgAGGATGAATTCTGCTCTGGTTCCTCACCGGTGGCACAGGActggcacagccactgcctTTGCTGGGTGGCAGGTGGAGGTGGCCTCATCCTGCAGTTTTCCAACGTTTTTTAGCTGCTTTGGTGATTTGGGATCTTCGCTGGGTGAAAGGAGCAAtccagggctgtgcctggtTCGTCACCCCAGGGACGGGTGGTGGCTTCGGTGATGCAAAAGTGACCCCGGTTCCGTTGGCCTCAGGCAGTTTTTGGGAGGGCTGTCCCAACTGTCGGGATGcaattccagctgggagcagttGTCCCATTAAAGCCGTCCTTGGGAAAGCCCTCGGAGGAGCCCGGAGGTGTGAGTGTGCAAATGTGGGAGAGGGGGCTCAAGGCAGGCTGGGATCGTGGAATCACGGAACGATTTGTGTTGGAAGCGACCATAAAGAtcaaacccctgccatggcagggacacagggacacctttcccCTGTCccgggctgctccaagccccgtcctGGCCCGGGACCCTTCCGGGGATGTGACCCCACCGCTGGTTCGCTCCCAAGGCGTCGCATCCCTCTTTTAACGCGATCCCTGGGCTGCGGGGAGGGagtcccgctgtccccgcggtgtccccgcggtgtccctGCGGTGTCCCCGCTCCGTCCGGGGCCGCTCCGGTCGCCCCGGAGCTCCGGGG from Vidua chalybeata isolate OUT-0048 chromosome 24, bVidCha1 merged haplotype, whole genome shotgun sequence encodes:
- the KLHDC8A gene encoding kelch domain-containing protein 8A; translated protein: MELPSTKDFQWKSLAPLPSRRVYSTLVEAGGQVFAVGGCDDNGVPVDSFEVYSPEADQWASLPAMPTARAGVAVTVLGKRIMVIGGVGANQLPLKVVEMYNTDEGRWRKRSSLREAAMGISVTAKDYRVYAAGGMGSDLRPHNFLQHYDVLKDIWVSLAAMPTPRYAATSILRGTKIYVLGGRQSKYAVNAFEVFDTDTRSWTKFPNIPNKRAFSSFVPTEEKLFSLGGLRQGRLYRQPKFMRTVDVFDLEQGGWMKMERSCYLKKRRADFVAGYLRGRVVVAGGLGNQPTVLESAEAFHPEKNKWESLPPMPTPRCACSSIALRDCLLAVGGVSQGLSTAVEALCLSDS